Proteins found in one Microbacterium sp. LWS13-1.2 genomic segment:
- a CDS encoding flavodoxin domain-containing protein → MKVLVAYESKYGATEGIAERIGEALRECDLDADVIRCSEVPDVSGYDAFVVGSATYEFNWRKAARTFVTRNAGVLSSRPTWLFSSGPLGTETVDADGKDVLKGAEPKQFADFADLLHPKGAQVFRGAYHHDKIRGADRIVAWMPAIRDVLPEGDFREWDAIDAWAVSIAELLGAAAPRHTPA, encoded by the coding sequence ATGAAGGTACTCGTCGCATATGAGAGCAAGTACGGCGCAACGGAAGGCATCGCGGAGCGTATTGGCGAAGCGTTGCGCGAATGCGATCTCGACGCTGACGTCATCCGCTGCAGCGAAGTGCCCGACGTCTCGGGCTACGACGCCTTCGTGGTGGGGTCGGCGACCTATGAGTTCAATTGGCGGAAGGCTGCCCGCACGTTCGTCACCCGCAATGCCGGCGTGCTCTCGTCCCGCCCGACCTGGCTCTTCAGCAGCGGGCCGCTCGGCACGGAGACCGTCGATGCGGACGGAAAGGACGTTCTGAAAGGAGCCGAGCCCAAGCAGTTCGCCGACTTCGCGGACCTTCTCCACCCGAAGGGCGCGCAGGTGTTCCGCGGGGCATACCACCACGACAAGATCCGCGGAGCCGACCGGATCGTCGCGTGGATGCCCGCGATTCGCGACGTCCTGCCCGAGGGCGACTTTCGCGAATGGGACGCGATCGACGCGTGGGCGGTCTCGATCGCTGAGCTTCTCGGAGCCGCCGCCCCTCGCCATACCCCAGCCTGA
- a CDS encoding DUF2255 family protein, translated as MTAWTADELRRIGGATELRVTSQRPDGTLRPFTTIWHATVGDALYIRSARGPENGWFRRALRSGQGRISAGGVEVDVTFRLADPEVRPSLDSALHAKYDRYGLGPVGAITGDDVLETTLEVLPRR; from the coding sequence GTGACCGCCTGGACCGCGGACGAGCTCCGCCGGATCGGCGGCGCGACCGAGCTGCGCGTGACGTCGCAGCGGCCGGACGGGACACTGCGGCCCTTCACCACGATCTGGCACGCCACCGTCGGCGACGCGCTCTACATCCGCTCCGCCCGTGGGCCGGAGAACGGATGGTTCCGCCGGGCGCTGCGCTCCGGCCAGGGTCGGATCAGCGCCGGCGGCGTCGAGGTCGACGTCACCTTCCGCCTTGCCGACCCCGAGGTGCGTCCGAGCCTCGACAGCGCCCTCCATGCGAAGTACGACCGGTACGGTCTGGGCCCCGTCGGAGCCATCACCGGCGACGACGTCCTCGAGACCACGCTCGAGGTCCTGCCTCGACGCTGA
- a CDS encoding diguanylate cyclase codes for MDEGSAETLAVGVVRVDRSGTIAAANQWFSEWAGVAADEIVGRSIGEFLVHSHEDLLPADATQGPWMMLHAREHDRAVLMTRQRRGTGDVLMLAEATERFRAMIDLRRRYALADRTRTRLEIVMDSSVAFSTASTERSLAEILADTTARAYRAEESTVLLRKLDRTSRIAAGPDVLGGRIDVDALIGMVAAPRRVVKVVGDAEGERLVPGLGAAMRDADVRAFIAAPLHHEEADFGAFISWFHHERTFDDEAAPLAEALAGQAGQALATLRLQARLAHAATHDEVTGLPNRRVLESQMDEVLGGRGCAVLFIDLDGFKHVNDRFGHQAGDRMLRDVGRRLLTAVRGSDLVARYGGDEFVVVCEVGEPSDAVEIAERILDLFRAEPTGSATPLSASIGIAVASSGSGVMADQLLRHADLAMYRAKSAGGNRIELEQA; via the coding sequence GTGGACGAAGGCAGCGCGGAGACCCTCGCCGTAGGCGTCGTGCGAGTGGACAGGTCGGGCACGATCGCCGCGGCCAACCAGTGGTTCTCGGAGTGGGCAGGGGTCGCAGCCGACGAGATCGTCGGCCGATCGATCGGCGAGTTCCTCGTCCATTCCCACGAGGATCTGCTCCCGGCCGACGCCACGCAGGGACCCTGGATGATGCTGCACGCCCGAGAGCACGACCGGGCGGTCCTGATGACCCGTCAGCGTCGTGGCACCGGTGACGTGCTCATGCTGGCCGAGGCGACCGAGCGGTTCCGCGCGATGATCGATCTGCGCCGGCGGTATGCGCTGGCCGACCGCACCAGGACGCGACTGGAGATCGTGATGGACTCGTCCGTCGCCTTCTCCACCGCGTCGACGGAGCGCTCGCTCGCCGAGATCCTCGCCGACACGACGGCCCGCGCTTATCGCGCCGAGGAGTCGACCGTGCTCCTGCGCAAACTCGACCGGACGAGCCGGATCGCTGCCGGACCCGACGTGCTGGGCGGCCGCATCGACGTCGATGCGCTCATCGGGATGGTGGCCGCACCACGGCGGGTCGTGAAGGTGGTCGGCGACGCGGAAGGCGAGCGCCTCGTCCCCGGGCTCGGTGCGGCGATGCGGGACGCTGACGTCCGCGCGTTCATTGCCGCGCCGCTGCACCACGAGGAGGCAGACTTCGGCGCGTTCATCAGCTGGTTCCACCACGAGCGCACGTTCGACGACGAAGCCGCTCCGCTGGCCGAGGCCCTCGCCGGTCAAGCCGGCCAAGCGCTCGCCACCCTTCGCCTCCAGGCGCGGCTTGCGCACGCCGCCACGCACGACGAGGTGACGGGACTGCCGAACCGGCGAGTGCTGGAGAGCCAGATGGACGAGGTCCTGGGCGGCCGCGGTTGCGCGGTGCTGTTCATCGACCTGGACGGCTTCAAGCATGTGAACGACCGGTTCGGCCATCAGGCCGGAGACAGGATGCTGCGCGACGTGGGCCGGCGACTGCTCACGGCGGTGCGCGGCTCCGATCTCGTCGCCCGGTACGGGGGCGACGAGTTCGTGGTGGTGTGCGAGGTCGGCGAGCCTTCCGACGCGGTGGAGATCGCGGAGCGGATCCTCGACCTGTTCCGCGCCGAGCCGACGGGATCCGCCACCCCTCTGAGCGCGAGCATCGGGATCGCGGTCGCCTCCTCCGGCAGCGGAGTCATGGCCGACCAGCTGCTCCGCCACGCCGACCTCGCGATGTACCGCGCGAAGAGCGCCGGCGGCAACCGGATCGAGCTCGAGCAGGCCTGA
- a CDS encoding sigma-70 family RNA polymerase sigma factor: MTGSRVEKAIARAHHEEWARVVAGLARRFGDLDLAEDAAAEAFVAAVERWPRDGVPPNPGAWLTTTATRKAIDRLRRESHREGKHQAAQMLSDDTPHEPTGPVEDDRLRLVFICCHPALAMEARVALTLRLLGGLTVAEIAHAFLVPETTMARRITRAKAKIKAAHIPFRMPSADDIRERLAGVLAVIYLIFNEGYLATAGDDPLRADLTDEAIRLGRLLRTLLPDEGEVTGLLALMLLADARRIARVSHSGELVTLDEQDRGAWNRAQVIEGHSLVRERIGAVAAGAAPPGRYQLLAAINAVHTDAPSARDTDWSQIVALYDRLIRLDGSPIVRLNRAIAVAELDGPDVALAEIDRLSEALDGYHAYHAARADLLRRVGRSDASRRAYDRAIELAGNPAERAYLTRRRDQLVW; this comes from the coding sequence GTGACCGGATCCCGCGTCGAGAAGGCCATCGCCCGCGCCCATCACGAGGAGTGGGCGCGGGTGGTGGCCGGTCTCGCCCGTCGCTTCGGCGATCTCGATCTCGCCGAGGATGCAGCCGCCGAGGCATTCGTCGCCGCGGTGGAGCGGTGGCCGCGCGACGGAGTACCGCCCAACCCCGGCGCATGGCTCACCACCACCGCGACGCGCAAGGCGATCGACCGGCTGCGTCGCGAGTCCCATCGCGAAGGCAAACACCAGGCGGCTCAGATGCTGTCCGACGACACTCCACACGAGCCGACCGGGCCGGTCGAGGACGACCGGCTGCGGCTGGTCTTCATCTGCTGTCATCCTGCCCTCGCCATGGAGGCGCGGGTCGCGCTGACCCTGCGCCTGCTCGGCGGGCTCACTGTCGCAGAGATCGCCCACGCCTTCCTGGTGCCGGAGACCACGATGGCGCGACGGATCACCCGCGCGAAGGCGAAGATCAAGGCGGCGCACATCCCCTTCCGGATGCCGTCGGCGGACGACATCCGCGAACGGCTCGCCGGGGTGCTCGCGGTGATCTACCTCATCTTCAACGAGGGCTATCTCGCCACCGCCGGGGATGACCCGCTGCGCGCCGACCTGACCGACGAGGCGATCCGCCTGGGCCGCCTCCTGCGCACGCTCCTTCCCGATGAGGGTGAGGTGACCGGCCTCCTCGCCCTGATGCTCCTCGCTGACGCGCGACGCATCGCGCGCGTGTCTCACTCCGGTGAGCTGGTCACCTTGGACGAGCAAGACCGCGGCGCGTGGAACCGAGCCCAGGTCATCGAGGGGCACTCCCTGGTCCGCGAGCGGATCGGCGCGGTCGCCGCCGGTGCCGCCCCACCAGGGCGATACCAGCTGCTGGCGGCGATCAACGCGGTGCACACGGATGCCCCTTCCGCACGCGATACCGACTGGTCCCAGATCGTCGCTCTCTACGACCGCCTGATCCGGCTCGATGGCTCCCCGATCGTGCGACTCAACCGCGCGATCGCGGTCGCCGAACTGGACGGCCCCGATGTTGCGCTTGCCGAGATCGACCGACTCAGCGAGGCCCTCGACGGGTACCACGCCTACCACGCGGCGCGCGCCGACCTGCTGCGGAGGGTCGGGCGAAGTGACGCATCTCGGAGGGCGTACGACCGAGCCATCGAACTCGCCGGCAACCCGGCCGAGCGGGCGTACCTCACCCGCCGTCGCGACCAGCTCGTGTGGTGA
- a CDS encoding ester cyclase, translating to MEPWEMREWYAEYLDACNRHDLDAIRSFVDPSVRRAHLPGGAEAWVTDMADLFQGFPDWRWRRIQLVVEDDRVAAHLRGSGTHLGTFRGIAPTRRHVNVAEFSMYRVTNRRIAEFTGSENDLELRAQLGLSER from the coding sequence GTGGAGCCGTGGGAGATGCGGGAGTGGTACGCCGAGTACCTCGACGCCTGCAACCGGCATGACCTCGATGCCATCCGCTCGTTCGTCGATCCGTCGGTCCGGCGCGCCCATCTGCCCGGTGGGGCCGAGGCGTGGGTCACCGACATGGCCGACCTGTTCCAGGGCTTCCCCGACTGGCGGTGGCGCCGCATCCAGCTCGTCGTGGAGGACGACCGCGTCGCCGCTCATCTGCGCGGCAGCGGCACCCATCTGGGCACGTTCCGCGGTATCGCGCCGACGCGGCGCCATGTCAATGTGGCCGAGTTCTCGATGTACCGTGTGACCAACCGGCGCATCGCCGAGTTCACCGGTTCCGAGAACGACCTCGAACTGCGTGCCCAGCTCGGGCTGTCCGAACGGTAG
- a CDS encoding adenylosuccinate synthase, translating to MPGIVIVGVQWGDEGKGKATDLLGERTDWVVKFNGGNNAGHTVVIGDEKYALHLLPSGILSPGVNAVIGNGVVVDLEVLFAELEALHARGVDTSRLRVSANAHIITQYHRTLDKVTERFLGKRQIGTTGRGIGPAYADKINRVGIRVQDLFDENILRQKVEGALDLKNHLLVKIFNRRAITADEIVDDLLSYTERLRPMVADTGLLLNEALDAGDVVVFEGGQATMLDVDHGTYPFVTSSSATAGGAATGSGVGPNRLDRIVGIVKAYTTRVGSGPFPTELFDENGDFLRSRGFEFGTTTGRPRRVGWYDAPITRYATRINGITDLVLTKLDILTGLDQIPVCVAYDVDGQRFDEVPVNQSDFHHAVPILEYFPGWKQDISGARTFEDLPLEAQEYVLALEAMSGTRISVIGVGASREAVIVRHDLVD from the coding sequence ATGCCAGGCATCGTGATCGTCGGAGTCCAGTGGGGAGACGAGGGCAAGGGCAAGGCCACCGATCTCCTGGGTGAGCGCACCGACTGGGTGGTCAAGTTCAACGGCGGCAACAACGCCGGACACACGGTCGTGATCGGCGACGAGAAGTATGCGCTGCACCTCCTGCCGTCCGGCATCCTCTCTCCCGGCGTGAACGCCGTGATCGGCAACGGCGTCGTGGTCGACCTCGAGGTGCTGTTCGCCGAGCTCGAGGCGCTGCACGCGCGAGGCGTCGACACGTCGCGCCTGCGAGTGAGCGCCAACGCCCACATCATCACGCAGTACCACCGCACCCTCGACAAGGTCACCGAGCGCTTCCTCGGCAAGCGGCAGATCGGCACGACCGGGCGCGGCATCGGCCCCGCCTACGCCGACAAGATCAACCGCGTCGGCATCCGCGTGCAGGACCTCTTCGACGAGAACATCCTGCGCCAGAAGGTCGAGGGCGCTCTCGACCTGAAGAACCACCTGCTGGTGAAGATCTTCAACCGCCGCGCGATCACGGCCGACGAGATCGTCGACGACCTGCTGTCGTACACCGAGCGCCTGCGCCCGATGGTCGCCGACACCGGGCTGCTGCTCAACGAAGCCCTCGACGCAGGCGACGTCGTGGTGTTCGAGGGCGGCCAGGCAACGATGCTCGACGTCGACCACGGCACCTACCCGTTCGTGACCTCGTCGTCGGCGACGGCGGGCGGCGCGGCGACCGGCTCGGGCGTCGGCCCGAATCGCCTCGACCGCATCGTCGGCATCGTGAAGGCCTACACCACCCGCGTCGGCTCGGGCCCGTTCCCGACCGAGCTGTTCGACGAGAACGGCGACTTCCTCCGCTCGCGCGGCTTCGAGTTCGGCACCACAACCGGCCGCCCGCGCCGCGTCGGCTGGTACGACGCGCCCATCACGCGCTACGCGACTCGCATCAACGGCATCACCGACCTCGTGCTGACGAAGCTCGACATCCTCACCGGACTCGACCAGATCCCGGTGTGCGTCGCGTACGACGTCGACGGGCAGCGCTTCGACGAGGTGCCGGTGAACCAGTCCGACTTCCACCACGCCGTGCCGATCCTCGAGTACTTCCCCGGCTGGAAGCAGGACATCTCGGGCGCGCGCACCTTCGAGGACCTCCCCCTCGAGGCGCAGGAGTACGTCCTCGCCCTCGAGGCGATGAGCGGCACGCGCATCTCGGTGATCGGCGTCGGCGCGTCCCGCGAAGCCGTGATCGTGCGCCACGACCTCGTCGACTGA
- a CDS encoding DUF2997 domain-containing protein, producing MAKQLVVRLRADGTVDAETIGMHGPECLDHIEALEALLDAETVSSRFTEEYTSTAVHGATRLEAEQTDGAP from the coding sequence ATGGCGAAGCAGCTCGTGGTGAGGCTCCGCGCCGATGGCACCGTCGATGCGGAGACCATCGGCATGCACGGACCGGAGTGCCTCGACCACATCGAGGCGCTCGAGGCGCTGCTGGATGCCGAGACCGTGTCGTCGCGCTTCACCGAGGAGTACACGAGCACGGCGGTGCACGGCGCAACCCGGCTCGAAGCAGAGCAGACGGACGGCGCCCCATGA
- a CDS encoding 4Fe-4S single cluster domain-containing protein, whose amino-acid sequence MTQVRAESPGRGGEASLLGAVAPVRRAAETLRWSRFLPATAAEGPGVRAAVWLQGCAVHCPACFNPQLWADRGGVVTDARAIAEDWVVGAAAAGAEGVTLLGGEPFDQAGAAASVARVFREGGLGVMTFTGYPLDRLTAWASAGRDDVAALLEATDLLCDGPYLRDLPDRERPWVGSRNQGIRALTDRYADEVHRIAAEGGADRLEVRIARDGTVAVNGWATDAALAALLDDLGPRADSPAQIAAGAHERTRAEAAR is encoded by the coding sequence ATGACCCAGGTCCGCGCGGAATCACCGGGTCGAGGCGGCGAGGCCTCGCTTCTCGGCGCCGTCGCGCCCGTCCGGCGGGCGGCCGAGACGTTGCGGTGGTCGCGGTTCCTGCCCGCCACCGCGGCCGAGGGCCCGGGAGTGCGCGCGGCCGTGTGGCTGCAGGGGTGCGCCGTGCACTGCCCCGCGTGCTTCAACCCCCAGCTGTGGGCCGACCGCGGCGGTGTGGTCACCGATGCGCGCGCGATCGCCGAGGACTGGGTCGTGGGCGCGGCGGCCGCCGGTGCGGAGGGCGTGACGCTGCTCGGCGGCGAGCCGTTCGACCAGGCCGGGGCCGCGGCGTCCGTCGCCCGGGTCTTCCGTGAAGGGGGCCTGGGCGTCATGACGTTCACCGGGTACCCGCTCGACCGCCTCACCGCATGGGCGTCGGCGGGCCGCGACGACGTCGCGGCCCTGCTGGAGGCGACCGACCTGCTCTGCGACGGACCGTACCTGCGCGATCTGCCCGACCGCGAACGCCCGTGGGTGGGCTCGCGCAACCAGGGCATCCGCGCGCTCACCGACCGGTACGCCGACGAGGTTCACCGCATCGCCGCCGAGGGCGGCGCCGACCGGCTCGAGGTGCGGATCGCTCGTGACGGCACGGTCGCGGTGAACGGATGGGCGACGGATGCCGCGCTCGCCGCCCTGCTGGACGACCTGGGTCCGCGGGCCGACAGTCCCGCTCAGATCGCGGCGGGCGCACACGAACGAACGAGAGCGGAGGCCGCGCGATGA
- a CDS encoding beta-propeller fold lactonase family protein — MRFLLGGYTADMDGRASGLGMLLAGAPDENSAGGALAFAGDVAAADSPSWLAPHPGSLTVTPGDVVYAALENRRQVQAFRRTGEATFVPLGGAVPAGEAVCHVAVSPDGRFLIASCWGDGRVIRMDLDAAGRPSSPVTAPAAVDPYGPDAASAPASAGDIDLVAATRALREAAGDEYAHLVPDHDVVEQAETGAEGDAACPSRAHQAVFLPGGLLATTDLGYDVVRFWRDGGSGLRPVQQMTLPKGSGPRHMVWHPSGHLYVVTELSCELFVLAPSVDRTWRLVGGAPLGAGTLPGDSAAEVALSRDGEFVYAGVRGSNTLATLRVRGAGDEVAPVALVDAGVDWPRHHLVVRDILLVAGQLSDEVASLTLDLRTGVPGRVRHRADAPSPTCLLPMR, encoded by the coding sequence ATGAGATTCCTCCTGGGCGGATACACCGCCGACATGGACGGCCGTGCGAGCGGGCTCGGGATGCTGCTCGCCGGCGCCCCCGACGAGAACTCCGCGGGTGGCGCGCTCGCGTTCGCCGGCGATGTCGCCGCCGCCGACTCGCCGTCGTGGCTCGCGCCGCACCCCGGGTCGCTGACGGTGACGCCGGGCGATGTCGTCTACGCGGCGCTCGAGAACCGCCGGCAGGTACAGGCGTTCCGCCGCACGGGTGAGGCGACGTTCGTCCCGCTCGGCGGCGCCGTCCCCGCCGGCGAGGCGGTCTGCCACGTCGCGGTGTCCCCCGACGGCCGCTTCCTGATCGCGAGCTGCTGGGGCGATGGCCGGGTGATCCGGATGGACCTGGATGCCGCCGGCCGGCCCTCCTCGCCGGTCACGGCGCCGGCGGCCGTCGACCCGTACGGCCCAGACGCCGCCTCCGCCCCGGCCTCGGCCGGCGACATCGACCTCGTCGCCGCCACCCGCGCCCTGCGGGAAGCCGCCGGCGACGAGTACGCGCACCTCGTGCCCGATCACGACGTCGTGGAGCAGGCCGAGACCGGCGCGGAGGGGGACGCCGCGTGTCCCTCGCGCGCGCACCAGGCCGTGTTCCTCCCCGGCGGGCTCCTCGCGACCACCGACCTCGGCTACGACGTCGTCCGGTTCTGGCGCGACGGCGGCAGCGGCCTGCGGCCGGTGCAGCAGATGACGCTGCCGAAGGGCAGCGGCCCGCGGCACATGGTCTGGCATCCGAGCGGCCACCTCTACGTCGTGACCGAGCTCTCGTGCGAGCTGTTCGTGCTCGCACCCTCGGTGGACCGCACCTGGCGGCTCGTCGGCGGCGCGCCGCTCGGGGCGGGCACGCTTCCCGGCGACAGCGCCGCCGAGGTGGCTCTCTCGCGCGACGGCGAGTTCGTGTACGCCGGTGTGCGCGGCAGCAACACCCTCGCGACGCTCCGCGTTCGCGGCGCCGGCGACGAGGTGGCTCCGGTCGCCCTCGTCGACGCCGGCGTCGACTGGCCGCGGCACCACCTCGTGGTGCGCGACATCCTGCTCGTCGCCGGTCAGCTGTCGGACGAGGTCGCCTCGCTCACGCTCGACCTGCGCACCGGTGTGCCGGGGCGCGTGCGGCACCGCGCCGACGCGCCCTCGCCGACCTGCCTCCTGCCGATGCGCTGA
- a CDS encoding DUF1269 domain-containing protein, whose protein sequence is MGTQNLALVVGSYDDTDSAADDYEALRSGQDTGGYEIIGAVVLVRDKDGKVQVKEHGDKSVGHGAAWGAGAGVVVGLFAPPLLAATAIGAGIGAILGKIKKNREEKQFGVDVDEYLAPGTSAVVAVVDDKWADNVEKALTRADKRISKAIDSDDYEKLREAIEKSADDVVEQINS, encoded by the coding sequence ATGGGTACGCAGAACCTCGCACTGGTGGTCGGCTCGTACGACGACACGGACTCCGCGGCAGACGACTACGAAGCCCTCCGAAGCGGCCAGGACACCGGCGGGTACGAGATCATCGGCGCCGTGGTGCTCGTCCGTGACAAGGATGGCAAGGTCCAGGTCAAGGAGCACGGCGACAAGTCCGTGGGCCACGGTGCGGCCTGGGGCGCCGGCGCCGGCGTGGTCGTCGGCCTGTTCGCGCCGCCGCTCTTGGCGGCCACCGCGATCGGGGCCGGCATCGGCGCGATCCTCGGAAAGATCAAGAAGAACCGTGAGGAGAAGCAGTTCGGCGTCGACGTCGACGAGTACCTCGCGCCCGGGACCTCCGCGGTCGTCGCGGTCGTCGACGACAAGTGGGCCGACAACGTCGAGAAGGCGCTGACCAGGGCTGACAAGCGGATCAGCAAGGCGATCGATTCCGACGACTACGAGAAGCTGCGCGAGGCGATCGAGAAGTCGGCCGACGACGTCGTCGAGCAGATCAACTCCTAG
- a CDS encoding AAA family ATPase produces the protein MTFADTLTEAFKARLPLLYIETGEEVRAIGAISDAAETQRHPRALWTWTAALGLVGPDGSSVANTVNPARALQHIAGVDAPSVFVFCDLHAYFGGEHRAGDPALVRTVRETALEFRHGDVSRTLVITAPVRVIPPELDEVTHLLDFPLPTAAEIRELLETMIDNNASGEGRIRVDADDAAREQLVHAALGLSMAEAENAFARAMVNDGSLSALDVPIVLDEKRQVVRKSGVLEFVQADIDLDDVGGLNNLKRWLSRRDGSWLGDARAYGLPAPKGVLITGVPGCGKSLTAKATAASWGLPLLRLDIGRIFSGLVGSSEQNLRTAIATAEAVAPCVLWVDEIEKGFSNTTGQGDSGTTARVFGTFLTWMQEKRHPVFVVATANNIDALPPEFLRKGRFDEIFFVDLPTSHEREVIWRLQLRARATDANGLEAVAADAAAVAALVAASENHSGAEIEQSVVSALYEGFSARGEVTAAGVRQVVDTMIPLAVTQAEEVQRIRTWATERAVRATGTEDLDSAELTGAVTEGALSSRRGGRTVDY, from the coding sequence GTGACGTTCGCCGACACTCTCACCGAGGCGTTCAAGGCGCGCCTTCCGCTGCTGTACATCGAGACCGGCGAGGAGGTGCGGGCGATCGGCGCGATCTCGGATGCCGCCGAGACGCAGCGTCACCCGCGCGCCCTGTGGACCTGGACGGCGGCGCTCGGGCTCGTCGGCCCCGACGGCTCGTCGGTCGCGAACACCGTGAATCCGGCGCGTGCGCTGCAGCACATCGCGGGGGTCGATGCGCCCAGCGTGTTCGTCTTCTGCGACCTGCACGCTTACTTCGGCGGCGAGCACCGGGCGGGCGACCCCGCGCTCGTGCGCACGGTGCGCGAGACGGCGCTCGAGTTCCGTCACGGCGACGTGTCACGGACGCTCGTGATCACGGCCCCTGTCCGCGTCATCCCGCCCGAGCTCGACGAGGTCACGCACCTTCTCGACTTCCCGCTGCCGACCGCGGCCGAGATCCGGGAGCTCCTCGAGACGATGATCGACAACAACGCGTCGGGCGAGGGCCGGATCCGGGTGGATGCCGATGACGCCGCGCGCGAGCAGCTCGTGCACGCGGCGCTGGGCCTGTCGATGGCCGAGGCCGAGAACGCCTTCGCCCGCGCGATGGTGAACGACGGGAGCCTGTCGGCGCTCGACGTGCCGATCGTGCTCGACGAGAAGCGCCAGGTCGTGCGCAAGTCCGGGGTGCTGGAGTTCGTGCAGGCCGACATCGACCTGGACGACGTCGGCGGGCTCAACAACCTCAAGCGCTGGCTGTCGCGACGAGACGGCTCGTGGCTCGGCGACGCCCGCGCGTACGGCCTTCCGGCCCCGAAGGGCGTGCTCATCACCGGCGTGCCCGGCTGCGGCAAGTCGCTCACCGCCAAGGCGACGGCGGCCTCGTGGGGGCTCCCCCTGCTGCGGCTCGACATCGGTCGCATCTTCTCGGGGCTCGTCGGGTCGAGCGAGCAGAACCTGCGCACCGCGATCGCGACCGCCGAAGCCGTCGCCCCGTGCGTGCTGTGGGTCGACGAGATCGAGAAGGGCTTCTCGAACACGACCGGCCAGGGCGACTCGGGCACGACGGCGCGCGTGTTCGGCACCTTCCTCACGTGGATGCAGGAGAAGCGGCATCCGGTCTTCGTCGTCGCGACGGCCAACAACATCGACGCCCTCCCGCCCGAGTTCCTGCGCAAGGGCCGCTTCGACGAGATCTTCTTCGTGGACCTGCCCACCTCCCACGAGCGCGAGGTCATCTGGCGCCTGCAGCTGCGTGCCCGCGCGACCGACGCCAACGGTCTGGAAGCCGTGGCAGCGGACGCCGCCGCCGTCGCGGCGCTCGTCGCCGCGAGTGAGAACCACTCCGGCGCCGAGATCGAGCAGTCCGTGGTCTCGGCGCTGTACGAAGGGTTCAGCGCGCGCGGAGAGGTGACCGCCGCGGGGGTGCGGCAGGTGGTCGATACGATGATCCCTCTCGCCGTGACGCAGGCCGAGGAGGTGCAGCGCATCCGCACATGGGCGACGGAGCGCGCGGTGCGCGCCACCGGCACCGAGGACCTGGACTCCGCCGAGCTGACCGGCGCCGTCACCGAGGGTGCGCTGTCGTCGCGCCGCGGCGGCCGCACGGTCGACTACTGA
- a CDS encoding YciI family protein produces the protein MTKYLIAFNDEWVPEHTPDELRAKSEASRALLDDMKEAGVFLYADGGIDASTAVCSVVSKDGKPVFTDGPFVESKEHLGGFTVVEVPDDEAARYWAGRLAVALDWPQEVHRFPSDVSEIIERQSRVAE, from the coding sequence GTGACGAAGTATCTGATCGCATTCAACGACGAGTGGGTGCCCGAGCACACCCCCGACGAACTGCGCGCCAAGAGCGAGGCCTCGCGAGCCCTCCTCGACGACATGAAGGAGGCGGGCGTCTTCCTCTACGCGGATGGCGGAATCGATGCCTCGACCGCAGTCTGCAGCGTCGTGAGCAAGGACGGGAAGCCGGTCTTCACCGACGGGCCGTTCGTCGAGAGCAAGGAGCATCTCGGCGGATTCACCGTCGTGGAAGTGCCGGACGATGAGGCCGCACGCTACTGGGCAGGGCGACTCGCCGTCGCACTGGACTGGCCGCAGGAGGTGCACCGATTCCCGTCAGACGTCTCGGAGATCATCGAACGGCAATCGCGCGTGGCTGAATGA